The genomic stretch ACGGCCACCCCGAGGTGGAGACCGCCCTGGTGGAGCTCTACCGGGAGACCGGCGAGCGCCGCTACCTCGAACTGGCCGGGTACTTCGTGGACCGCCACGGACACGGCCTGATCGGCGGTGAGGCGTACTGCCAGGACCGGGTTCCGCTTCGCGAGGCCGTGAACGTCGAAGGCCACGCAGTACGCCAGTTGTACCTGCTGGCCGGGGCGGCGGACCTGGCGGCGGAGACCGGAGAGCATGAACTGCGCGCCGCTGCCGAGCGGTTGTGGAACGCGATGACCACCACCAAGACCCATCTGACCGGCGGCCTGGGCGCGCACCACGACCAGGAGGAGTTCGGCGACCCGTACGAACTCCCCAACGAGCGCGCGTACTGCGAGACGTGCGCCGCCGTGGCCTCGGTGCACTGGAACTGGCGGATGGCGCTGCTGACCGGCGAGGCTCGGTACAGCGACCTGATCGAACGCACCCTGTACAACGGCTTCCTGGCCGGCATGTCGCAGGACGGCGAGACCTGGCTGTACGTCAACCCGCTCCAGGTGCGCGACGGTTACACCGACGTCGGCGACGACCACTCGGCGCGCCGCACCCGCTGGTTCCGGTGCGCCTGCTGCCCGCCGAACGTGATGCGGCTGCTGGCGAGCCTGGAGCACTACCTGGCCTCCACCGACGGCCAGGGTGTCCAGCTCCACCAGTACGCCACGGGCCGCTACACCGGGCAGGCCGCCGGCGAGGACCTTGTTGTTAGCGTGCACACCTCCTACCCGTGGCAGGGCGGGATCACCGTCACCGTCGAGGAGAGCCCCGCCGGACAGCCCTGGACGCTGTCCCTGCGCGTCCCCCAGTGGTGCGAGCGGTACACCGTGCGGGTCGGCGGCGAACCGGTCGACGCCGCGGGCGCCGTACGGGACGGATGGCTGCGGCTGGAGCGCGCGTGGGCGGCGGGCGAGACGGTCGAGCTGCGGCTGGACGTGGCGCCGCGGCTGACCACCGCGGACGCCCGGGTCGACGCGGTGCGCGGCTGCGTCGCCATGGAACGCGGCCCGCTGGTGTACTGCCTGGAGCAGGCCGACCACGACGGCGGCGGCCTGGACGACATCGTGCTGGACACCGCCCAGCCGCTGGCCGACCGGCCGCGGCCCGACCTGCTCGGCGGGGTCACCACCGTGACGGCCGCCGGCCGCCGGCGCGGCACCGCCGCGCGACAGGCGGGCTGGTGGCCCTACCGGTCCTGCGCGCCGGGCCGCCCGCGGCGGACCCGGCCCGGCCCGGCCTCGGATGCGGCCCCGGCCCCGGCCGCCGCCGCGCACGAGGACGCCGACGCCGACGCCGTCGAGCAGCTCGAACTCACCGCCATCCCGTACTACGCCTGGGCCAACCGGGAGGTCGGCAGCATGCGCGTCTGGCTGCCGACGAGCTGATCCGCACCGGCAGGACCCGCTGCCGCCGCGGCCGGCCCGGCCGGCCCCGGCCGTCGGCCCCCACCCTTCGCTCGCGCTCGTCCATGCTCCGTCAGTGAGGTCACACCGTGAGAAGAACCCGCACCCTCGTCGCCCTGTCCACCGCCGTCAGCGCCCTCGCCGCCCTCGCCGCCTGTTCCGGCGGCAGCTCCGGCGGTTCGGGAAGCAGCTCCTCCGCCTACACCTTCTGGGACCCGTACCCGCAGTTCGACGCGTCCGCCCCGTGGGCGAAGCTGGTCCAGTCCTGCGGCCAGAAGGCGGGCGTCACCCTCAAGCGGACCGCCCTGGACACCACCGAGCTGAACAACAAGGCGCTGCTCGCGGCGCAGCAGGACAACCTTCCCGACGTGATGATGGTGGACAACCCGTTCGTCTCCACCCTGGTCTCGGCCGGCATCCTGACCAAGACCAGCGACCTGCACCTGGACACCTCGGCCATGCAGCCGAACATCATCGGCGCCGGCACCGTCGACAACTCCGCGTACGGCATCCCGATCGGCGCCAACACCCTGGCCCTCTACTACAACACCGACATCCTGGCCGCGGCCAAGGTGGACCCGTCCACGATCAAGGACTGGGCCTCGCTCACCGCCGCCCTCCAGAAGGTCAAGGCCACCGGGAAGAAGGGCATCAGCTTCGGCGCGATCGGCACCGAGGAGGGGACCTTCCAGTTCCTGCCCTGGTTCTGGGGTGCCGGGGGCGACCTGACCAAGGTCGACAGCAGCCAGGGCGTGGCCGCGCTCTCGCTGTGGAAGAACTGGGTCTCCCAGGGGCTGGCCCCCAACGACGTCCTGAACAACACCCAGACGACCAGCTGGCAGGAGTTCGCCACCGGTCAGTACGCCTTCGGCGAGAACGGCACCTGGCAGCTCGCGAACGCCAAGAAGGCCGGGTTCAAGTACGGCATCATCAACATTCCCGGCATCAACGGCGGTTCGGCGCCGGTCCCGACCGGTGGTGAGTTCGTCACCGTGCCGGTGCAGAAGGACAGCAGCCGCTACGCGGTGGACGCCAAGATCGTCAGCTGCCTGACCAGCAACACCAACTCGCTCTCCACCGACACCACCTTGTCGTACATCGCCCCGGTGGCAGCGGTCCAGCAGCAGCAGGTCCAGCAGGACCCCTCGCTGAAGCCGTGGGTGAGCGCTCTCGCCGCCGCCCGGGGCCGCACCAGCAACGGCCTGGGCACCAAGTACCCGGTGATCTCGCAGCAGTTGTGGACGGCCGTGCAGAGCGCGCTGTCCGGTGGGGCGAGCCCGCAGGCGGCGCTCGCCGCGGCGCAGAAGGCCGTGGACAACCACCAGAACTGAGGCCCGGCCTCCGCCTCACTCCCACCCCCGTCCGGGCAGCGGCCCGCACAGCCCTGCCCGGACGCGATCACCGACAAGGAGAGCGCACGCGATGACCATCACCCGTGCAGACCGGCCCCGGCGGCCACCGGCAAGGTCCGGGCCCGACGCCTCCGGCGGGCGGGCCAGGCCCTGGACCTCCCGGCGGGGGCCGGGGAACAGGACGTCCCAACTGGTCGCCTGGGCCTTCGTCCTTCCCCTGCTGGCGTTCCTCGCGGCGTTCTACCTGTACCCGCTCTACCGCAACGTGGACCTGAGCCTGCGCCACTACACCGTCCGGTCGTTCGTCGACAACGACGCGCCGTTCTCCGGGTGGGACAACTTCTCGCAGGTCATCAAGGCGCCGACGTTCTGGCCCGCGATCCGCGACACCCTGGTGTTCACCCTGGTGTCCATCTTCCTGCAGTTCGCCGCCGGCATGGGGCTGGCCGTCTTCTTCACCCGCAGGTTCCGCCTCTCGGCCACCCTGCGGGCGCTGTTCCTCGTCCCGTGGCTGCTGCCGCTGATCGTGTCCGCGTCGACCTGGTCGTGGATGTTCAACAGCGAGTCGGGCGTGGTGAACTACGCGCTCCACCTGGTGGGAGTGGCGCCGGTCGACTGGCTGACGTCGCCGCACTGGGCCCTCACCTCGGTGATCATCGCGAACATCTGGATCGGCATCCCGTTCAACCTGGTGATCCTCTACAGCGGTCTGCAGAACATCCCGGACGAGCTCTACGAGGCCGCCTCGCTGGACGGCGCGACCGGGTGGCAGCAGTTCTGGCGGATCACCTTCCCGCTGCTGCGGCCGGTGTCCGCGATCACGCTGCTGCTGGGCTTCGTCTACACGCTCAAGGTGTTCGACCTGATCTGGATCATGACCAGGGGCGGCCCCGGCGACTCCTCCACCACCCTGGCGACATGGTCCTACCGGCTCGGATTCGGCTCGCTGCTCCCGCAGTTCGGCCCCGGGGCGGCGGTCGGGAACATCCTCATCCTGATCGCCCTCGTCTTCGGGCTGCTCTACATCCGAGTCCAGAGGAGGCAGGAAGCATGACCACCGACGCCGTCCCCGTCCCCGCCCGCGTCCGACCGCGCCGCGTCCCACCGCGCCGCAGGCAGTCGCGCCGCAACACCGTCATCGGCGTCGTGCTGACGCTGGTGATGCTGTTCCCCGTCTACTGGATGTTCAACGTCTCCCTGACCCCGCAGCGGGACATGCGCAAGTCGCCGCCCGACCTCTTCCCCC from Actinacidiphila yeochonensis CN732 encodes the following:
- a CDS encoding glycoside hydrolase family 127 protein, whose product is MSHTTILPPMTPGPVRLGPEALTALRPAAATIEDGFWRERREVNARTAIPQGPALLESAGNLHNLRLVAGAAEGGFRGDYPFMDSDVYKWLEAASWQLAGSAPGEGNPASLRLAEDVDRIVALVAAAQREDGYLNTWFQAGKGDGPYSDLRWGHELYCAGHLIQAAVAHHRATGSDRLLDVARRFADHVDALFGLPGSGKPIDGFDGHPEVETALVELYRETGERRYLELAGYFVDRHGHGLIGGEAYCQDRVPLREAVNVEGHAVRQLYLLAGAADLAAETGEHELRAAAERLWNAMTTTKTHLTGGLGAHHDQEEFGDPYELPNERAYCETCAAVASVHWNWRMALLTGEARYSDLIERTLYNGFLAGMSQDGETWLYVNPLQVRDGYTDVGDDHSARRTRWFRCACCPPNVMRLLASLEHYLASTDGQGVQLHQYATGRYTGQAAGEDLVVSVHTSYPWQGGITVTVEESPAGQPWTLSLRVPQWCERYTVRVGGEPVDAAGAVRDGWLRLERAWAAGETVELRLDVAPRLTTADARVDAVRGCVAMERGPLVYCLEQADHDGGGLDDIVLDTAQPLADRPRPDLLGGVTTVTAAGRRRGTAARQAGWWPYRSCAPGRPRRTRPGPASDAAPAPAAAAHEDADADAVEQLELTAIPYYAWANREVGSMRVWLPTS
- a CDS encoding sugar ABC transporter substrate-binding protein, yielding MRRTRTLVALSTAVSALAALAACSGGSSGGSGSSSSAYTFWDPYPQFDASAPWAKLVQSCGQKAGVTLKRTALDTTELNNKALLAAQQDNLPDVMMVDNPFVSTLVSAGILTKTSDLHLDTSAMQPNIIGAGTVDNSAYGIPIGANTLALYYNTDILAAAKVDPSTIKDWASLTAALQKVKATGKKGISFGAIGTEEGTFQFLPWFWGAGGDLTKVDSSQGVAALSLWKNWVSQGLAPNDVLNNTQTTSWQEFATGQYAFGENGTWQLANAKKAGFKYGIINIPGINGGSAPVPTGGEFVTVPVQKDSSRYAVDAKIVSCLTSNTNSLSTDTTLSYIAPVAAVQQQQVQQDPSLKPWVSALAAARGRTSNGLGTKYPVISQQLWTAVQSALSGGASPQAALAAAQKAVDNHQN
- a CDS encoding carbohydrate ABC transporter permease, with protein sequence MTITRADRPRRPPARSGPDASGGRARPWTSRRGPGNRTSQLVAWAFVLPLLAFLAAFYLYPLYRNVDLSLRHYTVRSFVDNDAPFSGWDNFSQVIKAPTFWPAIRDTLVFTLVSIFLQFAAGMGLAVFFTRRFRLSATLRALFLVPWLLPLIVSASTWSWMFNSESGVVNYALHLVGVAPVDWLTSPHWALTSVIIANIWIGIPFNLVILYSGLQNIPDELYEAASLDGATGWQQFWRITFPLLRPVSAITLLLGFVYTLKVFDLIWIMTRGGPGDSSTTLATWSYRLGFGSLLPQFGPGAAVGNILILIALVFGLLYIRVQRRQEA